One genomic segment of Flavobacteriaceae bacterium includes these proteins:
- a CDS encoding tyrosine--tRNA ligase, whose protein sequence is MINFVEELRWRGLLHDMIPETETHLLENKTTGYIGFDPTADSLHVGSLVQILILMHFQRAGHKPIALIGGATGMIGDPSGKSAERNLLDEATLTKNITGIKNQLTRFLDFDIHLENAAELVNNYDWMKPISLIDFVRDTGKHITVNYMIAKDSVKKRLGAASKEGMSFTEFTYQLFQGYDFYHLYKEKNCTLQMGGADQWGNITTGTELIRRKTQRKAYAITVPLVTKADGTKFGKTEGGNVWLDTGRTSPYKFYQYWLNISDEDAEKYIRIFTFLSREAIDALITKHKETPHLRLLQKKIGEEITIMVHGKEAYENAIKASAILFGKSTARDLKLLNEQTFLEVFDGVPQAIISKKDMENGLGMIDALAAKTGFMTSNGDARRALKENAIAVNKEKVKESFIITTTNLISEKYVLLQRGKKNYFLLKII, encoded by the coding sequence ATGATAAATTTTGTAGAAGAACTACGCTGGCGAGGACTGTTGCATGATATGATACCGGAAACCGAAACGCATCTGCTGGAAAATAAGACTACCGGTTATATTGGGTTTGATCCTACTGCAGATTCTCTGCATGTTGGCAGCCTGGTACAAATACTAATTCTGATGCATTTCCAAAGAGCAGGCCATAAACCTATTGCATTGATTGGCGGGGCAACAGGAATGATAGGAGATCCTTCCGGCAAATCTGCCGAACGAAATTTACTGGACGAAGCAACCTTAACTAAAAATATCACAGGAATAAAAAACCAGCTAACTCGATTTCTGGATTTTGACATCCATCTGGAAAATGCTGCCGAATTAGTAAATAACTACGATTGGATGAAACCAATTTCTCTGATTGATTTTGTTCGTGATACGGGAAAACATATTACCGTAAATTATATGATAGCCAAAGATTCCGTAAAAAAACGTTTGGGAGCAGCATCCAAAGAAGGAATGAGTTTTACAGAATTTACATATCAATTATTTCAAGGATATGATTTTTATCACTTGTACAAAGAGAAAAACTGTACACTTCAAATGGGAGGCGCCGATCAATGGGGAAATATTACGACCGGAACCGAATTGATCCGAAGAAAAACCCAGAGGAAAGCATACGCTATAACTGTGCCTTTGGTAACCAAAGCTGACGGAACAAAATTTGGAAAAACCGAAGGAGGAAATGTCTGGTTAGATACAGGCAGAACCTCTCCCTATAAATTTTATCAATACTGGTTGAATATTTCTGATGAAGATGCTGAAAAATATATTAGGATATTTACATTTTTAAGCAGAGAAGCTATTGATGCACTAATTACCAAACACAAAGAAACTCCGCATTTGCGTTTGCTGCAAAAAAAAATCGGGGAAGAAATTACGATCATGGTACACGGTAAAGAAGCATATGAGAACGCCATAAAAGCATCAGCTATCTTATTTGGCAAGTCTACAGCCCGTGATTTAAAATTGTTGAATGAGCAGACTTTTTTAGAGGTTTTTGATGGTGTTCCGCAGGCAATTATTTCGAAAAAAGATATGGAAAATGGCCTGGGCATGATTGATGCATTGGCTGCAAAAACAGGATTTATGACTTCAAACGGAGATGCCCGAAGAGCATTAAAAGAAAATGCAATTGCAGTGAATAAAGAAAAAGTAAAAGAAAGCTTTATCATTACTACTACAAATTTAATTTCAGAAAAGTACGTGCTGCTTCAGCGAGGTAAAAAAAATTATTTCTTATTAAAAATAATATAA
- a CDS encoding GLPGLI family protein gives MKNKILFIMFFGLFINMNAQKNNICGKIEYTYTINLDYINQEKYELYFNRKISYSKEIAITKAENEKSQENKPMGTQVNIVVGRKNTTSKFYYNSINSFFFRDNFFDEVILVKEEKFKNSWKLHSETKKLSNFLCKKATILFRGRNYTAWYTEEIPVSFGPWKLRNLPGMILEFYNTDKVFHAVANKIKVGNDNCFFEFDKKELEKAINLDAYLNKKEELIDNMFAEMSARRPKGSKPFKRDKKCDDCSKEIEIFNEKN, from the coding sequence ATGAAAAATAAAATTTTATTTATTATGTTTTTTGGTTTATTCATTAATATGAATGCACAAAAAAATAATATTTGTGGAAAAATAGAATACACTTATACCATTAATTTAGATTATATAAATCAAGAAAAATATGAGTTATATTTTAATAGAAAAATTTCCTATTCAAAAGAAATAGCCATAACTAAGGCTGAAAATGAAAAATCACAAGAGAATAAACCAATGGGTACTCAAGTGAATATAGTTGTTGGCAGAAAAAATACAACAAGTAAGTTTTATTATAATTCAATAAATTCTTTTTTCTTTAGAGATAACTTTTTCGATGAAGTAATACTAGTAAAAGAAGAAAAATTTAAAAACTCTTGGAAATTACATTCAGAAACCAAAAAATTGTCTAATTTTTTATGCAAGAAAGCTACGATTCTATTTAGAGGCAGAAATTATACAGCGTGGTATACAGAAGAAATTCCTGTTTCATTTGGTCCCTGGAAATTAAGAAATTTACCAGGAATGATTTTAGAATTTTATAATACTGACAAAGTATTTCATGCAGTTGCTAATAAAATTAAAGTTGGAAATGATAATTGTTTTTTTGAGTTTGATAAAAAAGAGTTAGAGAAAGCTATAAATTTAGATGCTTATTTAAATAAAAAAGAAGAGTTGATTGATAATATGTTTGCTGAAATGTCTGCTAGAAGACCAAAAGGGTCTAAACCATTTAAAAGAGATAAAAAATGTGATGATTGCAGTAAAGAAATAGAAATATTTAATGAGAAAAATTAA
- a CDS encoding TonB-dependent receptor: MRKIKLLIAFFLCNLTFSQTTLKGLISDYSKNPISYVSIMIKDSLNNNINYTYSDENGTYLLEINKKGIYNMSFSSMGYKTKMIALILKKDKSEIVKNISLQEQTLELDEIIIQSEKVIKVKKDTVEIKVNKFLKGSDATVEDLLKKIPGITVDIEGTIKVGNQEIEKLMIDGDDFFERGYKILSKNMPPDQLEKIQILQKYSNNRLLKNIEESDKVALNLVLKEDAKRQWFGNVSLGYDLHSVNRYHLKTYMMNFEKKNKFIFFSNFNNIGYNATGDINHLIKSSRFDEDASIGDNQTVNSLLNLLLNNLNFKKDRTNFNNAELISLNAIFNPTEKLKTKILGFFNWDETNFFRKSIDVVDVNGTNFTNTEDYKLRNKKRIAFGKLDFTYNISKTKMLEATTKYNNGDFNDNSNLIFNGNSTIENLQYQNTLFDQKISYTNKFADKKVFLLTGRFIDEKTPQNYTINQFFYQDLFPAFTNANNVKQQSTNQMQFAGVNAHLLDRKANGHLLELQLGNEYRKDILSTTFSLLENNTVLEQPIGYQNQTNYVFNDLYFKSKYRLKLKDFGIVGKLDVHQLFNSLDNNNINSNQNPFFVNPSLGFDWEINDKNKITSSYSYNTTNAKVLDVFSDFVLTGFRSFNQGTGNFNQLEASSVVFNYQLGNWSDRFFANTFILYNKNHDFFSTNTAIEQNFTQAEKILIEDREFLSINSKLDYYFKFISSNLKVDLGYTKSEFKNIVNNSNLRQVTSNNYNYGLELRSGFKGVFNYHLGTKWTTTEIETTINNSFTNNVSFLDLSFIFNNRLDVQLQSERYYFGNLQTDNTYYFLDLDARCKLIDNKLTLGLTGKNLFNTERFKNFIISDIGTSTTEYRLLSRFVLLKLEYRF, from the coding sequence ATGAGAAAAATTAAACTATTAATTGCTTTTTTTTTATGTAATCTTACCTTTTCTCAAACTACTTTAAAAGGATTGATAAGCGATTATTCAAAAAATCCTATTTCGTATGTAAGTATTATGATAAAAGATAGTTTGAATAATAATATTAACTATACTTATTCTGACGAAAATGGAACTTATTTATTAGAAATTAATAAAAAAGGTATATATAATATGTCTTTTTCCTCTATGGGTTACAAAACAAAAATGATTGCTTTAATATTAAAAAAAGATAAAAGTGAAATTGTTAAAAATATTTCTTTGCAAGAACAAACTTTAGAATTAGATGAAATCATTATTCAATCAGAAAAGGTTATAAAAGTAAAAAAAGATACTGTAGAAATAAAAGTCAATAAATTTTTAAAAGGTAGTGATGCTACTGTAGAAGATTTGTTAAAAAAAATACCGGGCATTACTGTAGATATTGAAGGAACTATTAAAGTAGGTAATCAAGAAATAGAAAAATTAATGATAGATGGTGATGATTTTTTTGAACGAGGCTATAAAATATTATCTAAAAATATGCCTCCAGACCAATTAGAAAAAATACAAATTTTGCAAAAATATTCTAATAATAGGTTACTAAAGAATATTGAGGAAAGCGACAAAGTTGCGCTAAATTTAGTGTTAAAAGAGGATGCGAAAAGGCAATGGTTTGGTAATGTTTCTCTTGGTTATGATTTGCATTCAGTTAATAGATATCATCTTAAAACTTATATGATGAATTTTGAAAAAAAAAATAAATTTATTTTTTTTTCTAATTTTAATAATATTGGTTATAATGCAACTGGTGATATCAATCATCTCATCAAATCTTCAAGATTTGATGAGGATGCAAGCATAGGCGATAATCAAACTGTAAATTCATTACTAAACCTATTACTTAACAATCTTAATTTTAAAAAAGACAGAACTAACTTTAATAACGCAGAATTAATATCATTAAATGCCATTTTTAACCCAACAGAAAAACTAAAAACAAAAATTTTGGGATTTTTCAATTGGGACGAAACCAATTTTTTTAGAAAAAGCATTGACGTTGTTGATGTCAATGGAACAAATTTTACCAATACTGAAGATTATAAATTGCGTAACAAAAAACGAATAGCTTTTGGTAAACTTGATTTTACCTACAATATTTCAAAGACCAAAATGCTTGAAGCGACTACTAAATACAATAATGGCGATTTTAACGATAATTCTAATTTAATATTTAACGGTAATTCTACTATTGAGAACTTGCAGTATCAAAATACACTTTTTGACCAAAAAATAAGCTATACCAATAAGTTTGCAGACAAAAAAGTATTTTTATTGACTGGTCGTTTTATTGATGAAAAAACACCACAAAACTATACCATTAATCAATTTTTTTATCAAGATTTATTTCCTGCTTTTACCAACGCTAATAATGTAAAACAACAAAGCACTAACCAAATGCAATTTGCAGGTGTTAATGCACATTTATTAGACCGAAAAGCCAATGGTCATTTATTAGAACTTCAATTAGGTAATGAATACCGAAAAGACATATTATCTACTACTTTTTCACTTTTAGAGAATAATACCGTTTTAGAACAACCAATTGGCTACCAAAACCAAACCAATTATGTGTTCAATGATTTGTACTTTAAAAGCAAATACAGATTAAAACTTAAAGATTTTGGGATAGTCGGCAAACTAGATGTACATCAGCTTTTTAATAGTTTAGATAACAATAATATAAATAGTAATCAAAATCCATTTTTTGTCAATCCAAGTTTAGGTTTTGATTGGGAAATAAATGATAAAAACAAAATAACATCTTCTTACTCTTACAACACCACAAATGCAAAAGTTTTAGATGTCTTTAGTGATTTTGTATTAACTGGCTTTCGTTCTTTTAATCAAGGTACAGGAAATTTTAATCAATTAGAGGCTTCAAGTGTTGTTTTTAATTATCAACTTGGAAATTGGAGCGACCGTTTTTTTGCAAATACATTTATCCTTTACAACAAAAATCACGATTTTTTTTCAACAAATACAGCAATAGAACAAAACTTTACGCAGGCTGAAAAAATACTGATTGAAGACCGAGAATTTTTAAGCATCAATTCAAAATTAGATTATTACTTTAAATTTATATCGTCAAATTTAAAAGTAGATTTAGGCTATACAAAAAGTGAGTTTAAGAACATTGTAAACAATTCTAATTTAAGACAAGTAACCTCAAATAATTACAACTATGGTTTAGAATTGCGTTCTGGTTTTAAAGGTGTTTTTAATTATCATTTGGGTACTAAATGGACAACAACTGAAATAGAAACTACTATAAATAATTCGTTTACTAATAACGTGAGTTTTCTAGATTTATCATTTATTTTCAATAATAGACTAGATGTTCAATTACAATCAGAACGTTACTATTTCGGAAACTTACAAACTGACAATACCTATTATTTTTTAGACCTTGATGCAAGATGCAAACTCATTGATAACAAACTGACTTTGGGTTTAACTGGGAAAAACCTTTTTAACACCGAAAGGTTCAAGAATTTTATAATCAGCGACATCGGAACATCAACAACTGAATATAGATTATTATCAAGATTTGTACTTTTAAAATTGGAATACAGGTTTTGA